From Pseudomonas sp. FP2335, the proteins below share one genomic window:
- a CDS encoding polyamine ABC transporter substrate-binding protein, with the protein MPISLFRKAMLVGAGITLTLSVQAASTVHIYNWSDYIGTDTLANFEKASGIKPVYDVFDSNETLEGKLLAGRTGYDVVVPSNHFLGKQIKAGAFQKIDKSQLSNYANLDPMLLKRLEKNDPGNQYAVPYLWGTNGIGYNVDKVKQVLGIDKIDSWAVLFEPQNMKKLATCGVSFMDSADEMLPAVLNYMGLDPNSTNPDDYKKAEEKLLKVRPYVTYFHSSKYISDLANGNICVAAGFSGDVFQARARATEAGKGVNIAYAIPKEGGNLWFDVLAIPKDATNVKEAHAFINYLLQPEVIAQVSDYVGYANPNPGADKLMKQSIRTDEAVYPPQAVLDRTFVNFELPPKVQRVMTRIWTKVKTGK; encoded by the coding sequence TTGCCAATTTCTTTATTTCGCAAAGCCATGCTGGTGGGTGCAGGTATCACGCTGACGTTGAGCGTGCAGGCCGCATCGACGGTGCATATTTATAACTGGTCGGACTACATCGGCACCGACACCCTGGCCAACTTCGAAAAAGCCAGCGGCATCAAGCCCGTGTATGACGTGTTTGATTCCAACGAAACCCTGGAAGGCAAGTTGCTGGCCGGGCGTACCGGCTACGACGTGGTCGTGCCGTCCAACCACTTCCTGGGCAAGCAGATCAAGGCGGGCGCATTCCAGAAGATCGACAAGTCGCAGTTGAGCAACTACGCCAACCTCGATCCGATGCTGCTCAAGCGCCTGGAAAAGAACGACCCGGGCAACCAATACGCGGTGCCGTACCTGTGGGGCACCAACGGCATTGGTTACAACGTCGATAAGGTCAAGCAAGTGCTGGGCATCGACAAGATCGACTCCTGGGCGGTGCTGTTCGAACCGCAGAACATGAAGAAACTCGCCACGTGCGGCGTATCGTTCATGGATTCGGCGGATGAAATGCTGCCGGCGGTGCTCAACTACATGGGCCTGGACCCGAACAGCACCAACCCGGACGACTACAAGAAGGCCGAGGAAAAGCTGCTTAAAGTGCGGCCCTACGTGACCTACTTCCACTCTTCCAAATACATCTCCGACCTGGCCAACGGCAACATCTGTGTGGCCGCCGGTTTCTCTGGTGATGTGTTCCAGGCCAGGGCCCGCGCGACCGAGGCGGGCAAAGGCGTGAACATCGCCTACGCGATTCCGAAAGAAGGCGGCAACCTGTGGTTTGACGTGCTGGCGATCCCCAAGGATGCCACCAACGTCAAAGAGGCCCACGCCTTCATCAACTATTTGCTGCAACCTGAGGTGATCGCTCAGGTCAGTGATTACGTCGGTTATGCCAACCCTAATCCGGGGGCGGACAAACTGATGAAGCAATCGATACGCACCGACGAAGCGGTTTACCCACCGCAGGCGGTTCTCGACAGGACGTTCGTCAACTTCGAGCTACCCCCGAAAGTGCAGCGTGTAATGACCCGTATCTGGACCAAGGTCAAGACGGGCAAGTAA